Below is a genomic region from Haliotis asinina isolate JCU_RB_2024 chromosome 14, JCU_Hal_asi_v2, whole genome shotgun sequence.
ttgatgatgctcAAGGCAACCCAACGCAGACTGGTCAAAGCCAGGGAACACAGACTGATCCAAGATACACCGGTTATGTGTATAATCCATCGGCTTCAGGAGGTGCAACAGCAACATACAGTCCAACCGGAACACGCAGGCAGGCGTCAGGGCGGTCAACAAACACAGGGACGTACTACAGCAATACTGGCGGCAGCGGACCAACCGGAAGACGTCCTACTCTTGCTGCTAGTTATCCGCTGGGTCCTATACTGTCCACTGGTGGTGGGCAGTCGCTGGACAGGCGACAGATGAATACTGGGCAGCAAATGACCCGAGAGACGCCGGGCTACAGAACATACACAGTTCAAGGACAACGACCGTTCTACTCCAGGAGGAATCAGTACACATATAGCACAAGGCAACAACAACCGTCATATACAGTTAGACAGCAACAGCCGAGCTATACTGGTGGCCAGCCAACATACACTGGTGGCCAGTCGAGCTATACTGGTAGTCAGCCGACATACACTGGTGGCCAGCCGACATATACTGGTGGCCAGCCGACATACACTAGGGGTCAGCCGACATATACTGCTGGACAGCCGACATATACAGGAGGACAACCGACTTACACTGGAGGTCAGCCGACATATACAGGAGGACAGCCGACATATACAGGAGGACAGCCGACATATACAGGAGGACAACCCAGTGGTCAGGGATATACACCATATGGATATAATCCATCTGGACAACAGTATCCATACAATCCTAATCAAGGGGTGAGTCATTTATAATGTATTTCGTGGGTTTTCAAGAGAACTGTCACAACGCTAGTTAAATGAAACGATTAATGGATCGGTTTGTCAATCTTGATAATCTGTTTGGTCCCCTGTTCTCGGCGTTCGACGTCTCTAAATTATATCATATCGATGGTTTGTCTGACCTAGGTTTTTTTATTGATAAGTTGCCATCATGTAGCGGGAAAACTGCTTCAGACGAAACCAAATCTATCCCTAGTTACTGTGCAGAAACCACGAAGTCTACACAATGTGTCCCCATGTGAACCACGAAGTCTACACAATGTGTCCCCATGTGAACCACGAAGTCGACACAATGTGTCCCCATGTGAACCACGAAGTCGACACAATGCGTCCCCATGTGAACCACAAAGTCTACACAATGTGTCCCCATGTGACCCAACGAATATGAAGTGGAAGCGACTTCATGAAATTGATAAACTAACTCTGGTGACGCTTCTTCGAATTGTAAGATTTCTAAATGATATATGACATTAATCAGAGGACCTGGAATTAGTGCCAGACAAACCAGACATCGGTCCCTTCTTAAAGGCATATTATAGCTAGTTGAAACAGTTATTTGGAAAGCCACAACACATAGTATATTCAGGACATCTAGTATGCCAATGATCCATATTCTTTGTGAAGATAAATCCCGAGACAAAGCTGTCTGTATAACAATATCACCCCTATCTGACTTCTATTTAACTAGAATTGTCCGGAGACTGGTATCCGGATGCGCATCAACGGCATGGACTGTGCCAGGGCTGTTGACTTCTACGGGTCTTTTCTTTGCTATCGACATGAATTCACATCTAGGGAGTGCTGTGAGAAGTGTCGCCCACTCAAGAATCCCTCCAATGTTGGTATGTCAATAGTTTCACAGCACTATAACTACATCGGTTCTTGGTTTACTGCCATGCTAAGATATCGATAAAAACGCTACAAATCGTAGACACTCATCCAAAGGGACTGAAACACATCTTGTAGCATTACTTGTAAAACAATTTACGTTTTGAGTGACTGTAGCCTCCATCTGTGTTTGATGTCACTGTTTTCGGCTGTTTAAGGATGCGAGTTTGGGGACCATTCTTACCAGTGTCGCCAGATACAGCCCCACGACTGTTACGACCTGAGGAACAGACAGAGTTGCTGTGATACCTGTAACAGGCACATGTCAGGTAGGTCTGTGTGAAGGTAGGTACAGGTAAGGTAGGCGGAAGAGTGGAGGATTTGTACTTACGTTAATTTGTCCACGGGTATTCCACCTGGCGTTAGTGTTAAGAACTATCAGACTCCAAATATAGTGGTTACCAGACCTGGGTGACTGTGGAAGGGCCGTACATGACTGCTTGTGTTGTCTATCATTGGTTTGCCAAGCAAGCATAGTGCTTCGATACATTTGCTCTATGTATTCTCGACAATGAACGTGAAGTTCCCAAAGGTTATAAATAACGACAACCCTGTAAACATTTTTTGAATTTTCCCGTATTGTTTGCAGGAGAGACTGGGTGTGAGTATGGCGACATGACCCCCAGGTGTGACAGGATCACACAGAATCCCAGTCTGTGCTACATCCCGGAGAACCAACGTCTCTGCTGCCACACGTGCAGAAGGTTGCGGGGGAACGCAGAAAATCAGGGTGagtatcatcttcatcataaaGGCTTCACAAAAACACTTCTGTGCCGTTCTGCTTGCAATTTTATATAGGGTCAATGAATTGACAGATTGATGAACCCAGGGAGCCAAATGAATCTTCTCACAGAAATGCGTCAGACAATTTCAAGCATTTCGTACTCCTTGGGTGGTAGTTTAGACAATATGTTACAGGCGTGTTTTCCACCTGGTAACATTTAACCTTTTCCATGTAAGGAGCTCTGGGGTAGGATTACAGACCGTCATCGTCTACCCAcgattatatacatacagcaaTAGCAAATGTATGTGTAATTAAATATTAAATCTTAAAATTTCAATGACCCTGGTTCCACCCCCTGTGGTGAAAATATATTCCAGTGAAAGCACACACTGGCACTCTTGGTGAGTGGTTAGTACGGAATTAATATAGAAACTGGCAGTCATACAGAAAATATTGCCCAGCAGTGGCAAGTATGTTGTCGTACTAACATACCTTCATCTCGCGTGTACATAACACATCTGTCCCTGTACCTGTACAGTGTATCTTGATACTAACATACCTTCATCGCGCGTGTACAAAACACATCTGTCCCTGCACCTGTACAGTGTGTCTTGATACTTACATACCTTCACCGCGAGTGTACAAAAACACATCTGTCGCTGTACCTGTACAGTGTGTCCTTATACTATCATGCATACCATACTTTCACCACTGCTGTATACATTGAATAACACATATTTTATACCGTCGGTGACGTCACTCTATTGTTCTCGTTAGGCAATATTTCTGTCTATAACAGCTGTGTATAACACATATTTACCTACTCCTGTACAGTGTATCCTGTTACTAACATACATTATATACCTTCACCACAGCTGTATCTAGCCCATAATTACCTATATCCTGTACAGTATGTCCGTGGGGTGACCAGAACGCCAACCTATGCCGACCGTTTGACCAGTACGGCGGGGTGCGCATCAACTGCTATGCTGAACAGATACGAAGACTCTGTTGTCAGACTTGCGAACGGCTCAGAGCCCGGATGCCTAACAATCTTGTCGgtaagagttgtctcccatacATCAACGCCTGAAATGTTCGCAatgataatatgaaatgctgtggaaataTATCTTGCGTCCTATATCGGTGGGATGGCCCACTGGTGTTCGTTCATCAACAcagattacccacatgggtacaatgtgtgagacacAGTGCAAGCATAACCACTGGCGCCAGAGGGTCAACTATAACTATCGACCAGAGAGAGCCCCGTTACAGCATAATCATCATGCACGTCATTATTTTAATGCAATGACCTTTCAACACGACGTTCAACCCCCTCGGCAATCCTAACTCTTTTTTTTGTAAGAACTTTCCGTTGTAGGTTTCCCACGATGTACACGTAACTTGTGGCTGTGTTTCAGGATGTGAATTCGGAGACCGCCCTGTTATCTTCAACACGCGGGAGTTTGGCAGTCTGAACTGCACGTCATTCTTCCGTCATTTTCCTGTAGAACAGTGCGAAGTCAACCAAGCCGTGTCCATCAACTGCTGCTTCACATGTCACCGTTACCAGGATGGGAGCAGCTACCAGGGTAGGGACAGGCAGGGTGGGGGTAGGGGCAGCTATCAGAGTGGTAGTAGCTACCAGGGTAGGGACAGGCAGGGTGGTGGCAGGCAGGATGTGGAGCGACAGAGGGCAGGATACGATGCATCGGGGAGATCGTAAAAGAGGAGGGTTATAGTCATCAATATCGCTGTCGAAGGCAACTACAGGCACGAATTGTCCTGGCTTCTCCAGATGTAGATCCGCTCAGGGTCAGGTGGTGATGAATGACTACTTGACTCGCACGTCAAGGCCTTGAAATGATAATCTGAATTGTATGTACAACCATCTCAATGAAGAACACAAGTCGACTTGTAGATAGCCACTTCAGACTGGAGTTTTGTACTTGTTACCACGTCGGTGTCCCCATAACATGTCTAACTGTGTATTTTCAACCGTCTGATTGAGTCCGAGTATTTCTATTCATTCTACGTTAATCGCTGTATGTCATACTGCTAATCACTCTCAACTTTGTTGTAACATGTAGATGCATCTGGGCTGATATGATCGGTGTCGACAACGAGAAAGCTATTTTCCACCTTCCGAGTTTAAATCCATATCGCCAGCCCCGACGGAATTATGGACATCGCCCACACATTtgtcatatttcattatttcaacaaGTAATATTTTGTGTTCAGATTAGACAAATTACACAGGTGTATTTAACTCGAGTACTCAAAGATGATAAAAGCAGATGGCCACAATCGGAAACGACTCATCATGTATAGCGCAAGAAGCAAATGACTTGCACGTTCACTGAGAGGGTTTTGACTCTCGACTGCATGTTCTATGTGTTTGTAGACTATTGACCATCTTCAGGTTGCTAGCTCGATCATCTCGGTATCATACGATGTCAGTCTATCAACAGTTCTATCGTTGGAAAACATATTCTCATCGCTCACAAACCGTATCTACACATTAAAAGTAGTCATCACGAATGTGCATCCACATTGTCAAAAAGTGATTTGTCAGTCAAACATTGGAAGCCGTCGGAACTAAACAGTGTTATAAAAGttgattttcaatattttagatTATGGATTTGATAATGAGTACAAAGACATGGAACGAGTAAAGACAATTGTTGAGCGTTCTATAGTAAAGgatatgttgtttgtaaaccCCGAAAGTAGTACCCACCTGACCTAATACgatattttgggtaaatatTCTGTTGATTTTATACTGACACGAACGCACTCTTTGTATGATGATTGTAAATATGTTCTTAAATCAATAAATGTGGTATTGTCTGTGAAGGATATCAATTTAAGACCGTTAATATACAAATATTACATGCAATACAACAGGGACGGAAAACAAATTATGCATGAATATACATAGAGTACACACGATTCAGCTACGTCAGAGGTATTTAAAATTTTCAGTCAGACTAACTGTCAATCACTGTACCATAATGTGTGAACATTGATCACCATTTCTGAATTACTAACTTCCGGGTGCGTGATACACGGCCAAGTGTAGCGAGTTGGGGTAGCAAGTGTTGTAGAGTCAGTTCAGAAACCGAGCAGAGATATCATCGCTCCTCCAGAGACAGAAACGAACCACCGTTATGGCAATACTATCCACTTTATATTGTACATCACCTTCACAACGTAGACATATCGAACACATGCAAATCTCGGACGAACGAATGTTTCCGACCCTTCACATGATTCACTATTTCCTTTGTGATATTATGTGGATGCTATAATTGTTGGTTTACGTAATCCATTGTCTTGTTAAATAATGGTTGTAATGCTGATTTTATATTTTCACCTATTAATCATTAGACAAACTGGATGGCACTTGTATAGTCGTTTGAGGCATATATTAGCTTATTGTTGGTGTATTCTCATTTACATACATTTTCGGAATAAACTGTTTGTGGATGTTTCATTTAGATTTCGTATTGTCCTGTGTCCCTGAGAATGTAAACTGACATGGTATTGCCAGGACCGGATTCTCCGGCCTGACATATATCGTCTGTGTATGGAATcataaagacagacaaaaataTACACAGTGTTAACTCACAACATAGTAGACTGGTATCCAGTAATCAGCACAACGTGGCGTTATCCTGGTGCCATCAGAGTTTGAGAGATCCAGTCAAACAACATCCCCTTTGTTGCAAGACGAATGTGTTGTATCGGATAATCGAGACTGGTCAGTTTCTGGAGTTGAGGTAAAGAGTTCCCCCGGCACATCCGCACACACGGTGTCAAGAGTCCGCTGTTCTCGTGCCGTGCGGGACTGGCCAGATTCCAGCCATAGTGGGACCTAGCCATATAGTCGCAATACTTTTCTTCAACATCCTGGGCTCATGGGTGTCATCATGTAGCACACATCCAAGACATGCATCATTTCTGACTTCTGTCATCATTAAACTGGCATGTCCTATAATAACTGAATTGGCGTTTAACTGTTCTGTGCATGTACAGACATCACGAAGCAACACCTTTAGATTAACGAACTAGACAAGTGCCAGGCAACCTACAATCGAAATATTCCAACAGCTACTGACATCTGTTACAGTACCTAGAACAGGATCACATACAGATGAACGGTGCCGAGTTGGAATACAAGCAGGCCAGGACAGCGACACTGTAGTTGTATGAAAGCATCCTTTACttcttttgtccagtatataataaTTTAACAGTTACCTATATCCATAGTGAATAACCCCCAGTTCATATGTAAGATAGACAACAGGCCGTAGAGTATTATACTCTTTTAAGAACCACTTTTTGCATGGTATAATGACTATTATCATTTTGTCCATTCGGTTTGAACTAATGGTTACGTCACTACGAGTGGCATTTGTAGATGGGTGTGACGCTAGATGGAGACGGATGTGTCAGGAGGGGGAAACCGATACGCATTAGTTCTCCTCAATCTTCTCTCTGCCTCCAGCAAAGTATGTAGGCATTAATGTTTTATGATTTACAACAAATAACTCAAAGCCCTTGGCATAAGTAGGGCAGTAATAATATCACGCATTACACGGTTTTTCCCGTGGCTATAGCCCGAGTGTGATGCAGTAGATATGTAACAGTCAGATTGAAATGGCTGAAACATTTCAGTCACTTCGTAAAATGACTAAGAGGTTCTACCATTTCGTTTCATTTTGTGTAATAACAATCAATATGCTTAAGTCATTTCATGACATTCTATTTCATCCATATGTGGTGGACATGGGTTTGTTAGATGaggctgctctggacacagcaagagccaaacaaacaggtgtaaatgcttcaaagccaagctgaagtTCTATAGTCGCTACCACAATAGTTTCAAATAAGTGTTGTTGAAATTGTTATCCATTTTGTAGATTAAGTTGTTTGGTGGAATTTCGTGAAAAGACTAAGTATATTGATTCTTGTTACGCAAAACAAAACGAAGTGGCTGCCCCTCTTGATCATTTTACTGAATGACTGGATGTTTTACTCAGTTCACGAAGTCTGATTTCACAGTCTGACTGCAACATACATATGACTGACTTTGGGGGACTATTTCGGTGACCTACACTCAGCTGGTAAGGGAGACACTGGATGTGTAACTGTCATGGCACAGAAAGATGATTAAGCAGAAGTCACTGCCTCACCGAGGCGATAAAACATCACACTGACATGCTCATCTGTTTTGTGGCCTATATTCCACGCCAACCAGTGGTAAATACTAGTATGCGAACAGCAATAATGACCCAATTATTCATATTTGACCGTTAGTAATTTGTCACCATTTGTCCCAAATATGTGGGAATAAGCTTTAGTTCCacgtttgattcacacacaaAGATCGTCAGCTGGGTGTCTGAAAATACGTTTGCTTGTGGATCATGAATTaatgacaaaaaatatgtaTAGCATATGTCTGATGAACTACTGACTCTCAATAATCCAATGGAAGTAATGCATACCATAAAAAGTGATGTGTAGCGGTTTATTCAACATAGACAGCTGGCTGGAAGTAGGACATTTAAAGACACTTGGAGAAATGTGTCACGACCCAGTAGCAAGGGGCATTGGTTTCTGTATGATTCTCCACAAGCTGCGTGCATATTTATTATACTTCGAATGTAGGTGCCCAGCCTTGGGACATTTTTAATTCACCGGAAGTTAAATAATGTTCAGTTTTGCATTGTCCAGGAAATATGTGTGGATATCTATACTCATCATCGGTTTCAAATTGGAGTTAATCACGTCATACAAAAACGTGCGTGAACCACTGATCCGTGAAGCACGCACGTGCAGGGTATTCATCGCGTATTTGGAGAACAGCTTGAAAACTTGTCGTATGTTACCTCCGTACACTCACACAATGCACAATCATACTTCTTCCAGGAATCGTTTCCAAACAATCCCTAAAACTCAAGCAAGATGTGTTTGACCACGGTGAAGATTCTCATCAATTCACTGTGTTGGACTTTCCAAGAACAAGAAGTCAGAGGCTCCCACCTCAGTATGGTGGTGTCTTAGCCACCTGTATCACATATCAACAAACAGCTACGGCTGGTCATAATGGTGTGATCTCAACTACACGGGTCACTCGTCGGTTCAGTTTCTTATCGTACACGTCCACGTCAATCTGTGACGTCAGGTGTGGAGACAACGCTCTAGCTCTGCTAGAATAGCGTG
It encodes:
- the LOC137261216 gene encoding uncharacterized protein gives rise to the protein MLMLGYIAVLCVVVHVHSSRHPDSKDESVLLHTLKKRDLADQTGPIPYTQQDEHQTQPISEASHNSGDSFHGHTAILNPNLNHDPNQRDQQSYGAPYSTRAPLYRQYTPELGGTSGRASRDYSSSQTGSRSPTRTRPTDTEGSQTGNTGGYDDPNVRANNQQTNNNQDDVDDAQGNPTQTGQSQGTQTDPRYTGYVYNPSASGGATATYSPTGTRRQASGRSTNTGTYYSNTGGSGPTGRRPTLAASYPLGPILSTGGGQSLDRRQMNTGQQMTRETPGYRTYTVQGQRPFYSRRNQYTYSTRQQQPSYTVRQQQPSYTGGQPTYTGGQSSYTGSQPTYTGGQPTYTGGQPTYTRGQPTYTAGQPTYTGGQPTYTGGQPTYTGGQPTYTGGQPTYTGGQPSGQGYTPYGYNPSGQQYPYNPNQGNCPETGIRMRINGMDCARAVDFYGSFLCYRHEFTSRECCEKCRPLKNPSNVGCEFGDHSYQCRQIQPHDCYDLRNRQSCCDTCNRHMSGETGCEYGDMTPRCDRITQNPSLCYIPENQRLCCHTCRRLRGNAENQVCPWGDQNANLCRPFDQYGGVRINCYAEQIRRLCCQTCERLRARMPNNLVGCEFGDRPVIFNTREFGSLNCTSFFRHFPVEQCEVNQAVSINCCFTCHRYQDGSSYQGRDRQGGGRGSYQSGSSYQGRDRQGGGRQDVERQRAGYDASGRS